The stretch of DNA TCTCATGCTTCCGCAGATTCTAATAAATTCTGTCTATGGCTTCCATGTGCACTGTGTGATCTTAGGAATTCTCTCAGCTCTGGCTGGGTCGCAGATGTCCACCACATCTGCTACTCTTCGTGCATGGGGTGTGGACAATGCCTGGGTCTGGGCCTTGGCCTGGGAGGTTACCAGCCCTCAGACATATCCTAGAGGACTTAGGTCTCAGCAAAAAACCCTGATACTTAGGTTTGTGCTAGCTGCCACACACTCTCTTGTTGTGGGGAACGGGGTGCATGGCGGGGCACAGAGGATCTAGGGGCAGTATTGCAGCTGCCCTAGTAATTGCCAGTGTCTCACTCCCTGCTCCCTGGGGAAAGGGAGCTCCTCATATTTTTTGCATAGGCTGAAAATTGAGCTGAATAGGACTTAATTCTCAGATCCCAAGAGCAGTGATGCACAGAGACGATGCTGGAAGAGGTTTAACCTTTGCATTTACTCAGCTGATGGATGGTGTTGGAGGCAGACACCTGGGAAATGGACAGAAGGGCAGCAAGCTGTTCTCTTCCTTGCACCCAGCATACATGTGACAGGAATCTCTAAGGGGGCACTTCACATGGAGACCAGACCCCAGAGATTGGGCAGAGTGAAAGCAAGGGTGTGCAGTGCATCCAGTTGACAGGGTACCACCCACCCCTTGTGCCATTCTTCTTGGACACAACTTGTAAGGAGGTGAGAACAGAGTCTAACCTCCTGGATTCACAAAGCAGCCAAGGGTGCCCTATGCGTAATGGAATTGAAAAATAGGCACAGGGGTACACCTTGTTCCTGTACATAAGGACACCACCTCTGGTCTCAGCATGACTTGGGCCATGTGCAAAGTGGACCCCATTCTCACAGTGCCACACTGCCATCTAGTGGCTTCCTTGGGGTGCTGTGCAGCCAGcatgaaaaagaaagactttttttcAGCAATTTCTTAGGAAAAGGCGGGGACAGGCTTCTCAAGCCTCTGTGGAGCAAAGCCATTGCCGTCACCGGGAGCAAACCGTCCCTCACATGGTTTGGTTACAAAACCCTTCTATGCTGCACATTCAGGGTGCCGAAGAATCCTGTGAACCCTAGCCCAGGAACTGCCCTGGCCTTTCAAATCTAGCAGCCACCATTGCACAGACCTGGGCAGAGTTTGGGGCTGAAGTGGGGAGGGTTGGGACAAACTGTAGGTAATGTAACCAAATTAAGCCTGTCCACCAAGCCATACATACAGCCATAAAAAAGTGCCATGTGACAAAAGGGCTTCCAGAGTAAAATAGGCAGGGCTTTTGCTATTAAAAGGCACAGCTCCAGCAAACTCTGGCATCCTGGCAAGGCCAGACACCTCCCACTGGGCTGAGGACTGAAAGGGAAGGCAGGCAGAAGCTGTGCTGGGGGGCAACCTTGCCAGCTGTGCTTTTACACTGGGAGCTCGGTATTCCACTATTGCAGTGGGGATAGTGCAGATGAAGCCTGCTCCCTGCCTCATTAATTTGGGTGCAGACAAATAAGAATCCATTAGGCAGACAGCATCTGTGTGGTGGCCTTGCTCAGATGTCTATGGTGTGGGTGCTCAAGAGGAAAGGAGGCAGAGGCTCCCCAGCGGGTCATACACGCAGGTAGGTGCGCAGGGCTGCCTTCCCACCCTGCTGGATGGTAACTTTCAAGGGTGGTAAGAGTGAAGTAAATAGGCGGGCTCACCATGCTGGGAGGGGAGTGAAAGAGCCCAGGGTTCTGAAATGCTGGGTGTTCAGGCAtccttcattgttttgtttttgtgaagtCTGGAGCAAGAGATTTGGGAAAAGGAATCTCCCAAAGAtatttagcaaacatttaaagTTAATTAATTCTCCTGACCTTATAGCCAGAGCAGCTTGCCAGCCTTTGATGGGGGGTGGCAGcatgtatgtgtgcgtgtgtgggtgtgtgtgtgttcttatgTACTCTGGTGTGGCATGACAGTGCGGTCCAGACTGCTTTCACCCATGCACTGATGGCAGCACCAGCTTTGAGAATGACCTTCAACTCCCACCACAGGTGGGTGCCTTCTAATGCTCCCATTCTTATCTGCACTTAATTCCTCTCTAGCCCCCTTTCCTCTAAGATTGCATAAGTCTTACCCATAGGTTCCTTGATACAGAGAAGGTGACAGACAAATGACTTCCCAGGCCACAAATCAGCCACGGGAGGGGACACAGACAGGACAGGGCTGGTTCTGATCTTTCCAGCATATCCCAGGGATGTGTCACCAGTTGGCTCCTTCGTAAGTGGAAGTACCAACATCTGCCTTGCTTACCACAGAGGGTGGAGGCCAGGATAGTGAAAGGTGGCTTCTATAAAACTGGAGGGCTTTAAAGATGCCCTAGGAGGATCTAGAAGGTTGGGATACGTTGACAGGTAAAGCATCAGTCTATTGGTAGTCGCTGTCAATAGCCTGGGAATTGTGGATGATCTGGAGGGGAGGGTATGCTGGGGTGCCTCACCTCGACAGGAAGTGACTTGAAGTATATTCTTTCCACAGGGCTATTGTTCAGCCATTGTTCACAAGGGCAGACTGGCTACCGTCTCCCTAAAGTAATTACCATTCCCTATATCCTACAATACCACCACAGGTTGCTGACAAACCCAGGGGTCTCCCTTGTGACCCCAATCAGTGCCAGATATCTGTGGGACACTTCAGGGTGGCCAAACCAGCCACAGCCCAAACCAAAGGCGGGCTGGATAGGGGAGTGGGCACTTTCAGGTTGAAATGGATAAACGGGTATCTGGCTATCATTCCGAGAATATGGAAAGAGCCACAGAGATGCCAGCATCCTGACCTGCCAGAAAGCACACCACTCCACCACTCCAGGAGGGCCCATGAGAGGAAAACCATACAACTGGACGGAATGGATGGAATAGAGATAGATCAAACTCTCTTTTGAGGAGAAACAGACACTCTCCAGGTTCTGAATttgaaataaatgtgtgtgtgtgtgtgtgtgtgtgtgtgtgtgtgtgtgtgtgtacaggggTTGTGATCATGATTTTGTGTCCTCGTTCCAACCCACTTCAGCTTACCCTAGCTGGACAGAGCAGAGCCATGGGACCAAGACATGGGCTGCTGAAGACCCCAGGGCAGAAAGGAGGTTGTAGGGACCTTGGACCTACTGAGTCTGCAGACTGGGGATTCCCTAGACTTCTCTCAGTGATAATCAGTTGTCCTtggcacacacaaaaaagacccCCTTATATCTCTGCCTGGGATTCCCAGTCAGAAAGGGACAGATCTCCAGTTCACCAAGTGGATAGCACAGAAAGTCCCTCAAGTCATTTTAATAGGCTTTAGAGTTCAACACAAATATGCAACACAGAAACTGGAGGGGCAGGAAAAGGAACGGTGTGATCCCCTTCAACTAATCCCAGAGAGTGCCAGCCCCCCAGCCCTGCTCTGTCCTGACGTCCGGCCAGAACCTCCTCCCTGTCAGTGGCAAGCAGGGGTCGGGGCAGGCAATGACAGGTCTCCCAGTGCCATGAAGACCTTGCTGGTGGCAAGTGTGTCTGCAGCACCTGAGGAGGGTGTAGCGCCCCAGCCTGGGGGGGTGAGCAGAGGAAGACCTCCAGATCTCCAGAGAGGTCCAGATTCTAATGGGTGGGGCAGAAGTCTTACAGAGGCATAGCAACTATGGCCACCTGTGTTTTGGGAGAAGTAACTCAGATAAGGAGCCACACATGGTGGGTATCCATGAGGGAAAACCAAAGCCAGGGCCATGGGGAAATGAACTCAAGCACCCAAGGTCAGGGCTGGTTGGGGCAAAGCCCTAGTCCACCTAGTGAGGGTTACTTAGTCCTAACATTGCTACAACTTGGCCACAACAGCTGAACACACTACCACATTCTAACATCACACAGAAGTCTGTATTGCTGTAGAGTTGTGCTTAGCAGGTTATGTTACACAAGTGGGTTCTAGTTTGGAGAGCTAAGCTGCCACTAAACTTGTGTCTGCAGGTTGTCCCTGCTAAAAGAATAAGTAATTGTGTGTTAGCAATGTTCTACTCTAATGGAACGCCCAACTCAGCATCACACTATCATGCAGAACCACAAAAGGGAAAAGACCTGTTTCTTCAATATGTATCTACTGTGTATATCCCCAGAAAGGTAAGGTTCTTGGAGGTTTGCTAGACACGGATGTACTTGAAGCTAGAAGCCCAGTTTTCAACCACGGGAGGGACATAGACCACATCTTCTTCCGTGTTGGTCACAcatgtgaccctgggcaagccAACCCTTTCCACAGGCCATTTCTTCCCGCCTCCATGACTCTTCTTGCTGTGGGCATGCTCCAAGACAGGCCTGTGCTCAGGACAACTTTTGAGGGGCCTTGGGAGAAAAGTGCAGGGTGTTTGTCACATACAGGAAACGAAGGCGTCATTATCATCATATCGACTGTTAAAActacttctttcttttgtgtgtcaTGCTCCTAATCTTCCACAGCACTACATGAACACCTTTCACGATCTAATTCTACCACTTCAGAGACAAATGCCAGTCCAGTAGCTGGTGACCACTGCCTGGCTGTTTCACTGGGCCCCTCTGTTTGGGAGCCCCTAAGATGGGACCCCTGTCAGGTGCAGCATTGTGGTCCTCTCACAGAAAGTAGAACTGGGTTTCTGGGAGTGGGGTGACCTAGCACCTTTAGACCTGGTCCCCTGGGACAGATAGGTTGGTTTTCTGGAAGCCCCTGTTAGAACCCCTGAACCATCTCAATGTGCAGTGATGGTGTTGAGTTACAGAACCAAACTGAAGTGGGTGCCTATGAAATGCAGGCCTGAGGGTGGTAATTCAATAAGTTGACCATTTTTATAGCATCACACCAGGGCAAACCAAATGGAATAACACAGGATACTTTCTTACTCTGTGCCCGGTTAAAGATGGACCCTATCAGCAATTTTCCTTCATAAGGATAGGACACGAAAGGTATCGGTCATCTCCAAGGTCATCCTCACCCTCTCTTTAAAAGATCGTGCTCCTCCATGTGCAGAAATAGCTTAATGACCGACTGCAAGATGCCatctaggcaaaaagcaaaacttgtGTTTACAAGACTATACATGAGTCGCTGTCATGAGTAACACTGGTAAAACTGCTCAACCCTTACAGTCTCCCCTGTGGACGCACGAGGGCATCCACTCACGACAGGGGGATTCATAATTAAGACCTGTGAATGGAGTAACAGTGACCTCACGTCATGTCCACTACGACGCTGATTGTTCCAAAGGCAGTCAATGTTCACAGATCGCTGGTGTTTGTGTTAAGCAGAATATCACTTGGTGGTAGGTTGAAAGGCGCTTCTTCTctgaatctgttttttttttcctttttctattttgggTAGAAATATTCCTGGGAGGCTAGATAGAAATGCATTTTTGTTTCCCAATAATTCTTAGGCACAAGTTAGAAAACTGCTGACCTTCACTAAAATATGTCAGCATATCACATTATAAAAAATGCAATTCAGAACCACCGATTGTGTATCTATGTATATCTGAATATACACACGTATCGGTGCAGTACATAATGATTATTCAGTATATCCAAAACTGAGCTATTTGTGACGAACCTGAAATTCTGCAGTGGAAGGTCATTGCTCAAGAATAATTGGACTTGTCTTTCTTTTGGCTCTAACTATGATTAAAACACTTTTGCACATCAGACTCTACTGTTTACACCTTCCTAATACCAGGACAGTCTTACATAGGGGACAGAAGAGGACGCTGCCTAGGATGCATTATGCAGCTACTGAGCATGCGCACAGGCCAGCTGGGCCAGCACCTGGCCAGCACTCTCTTGGTGGACAGAAGCCGGAGCTCCTATAGGCTGCATGGTGACGTCATCTGGGCGTGGTGCTGACTCTGGCTGGAGAGGAGGGTCCCGAGGAGGAGCCGCGGTAAATGGGGGACGTGGGGGATAGTTTAATTGGGCTGGTTGGGTCCCCAGTTTGGAGCTTCCAAAGCAGCTCTTCGTTAGTTCGGCTCAATCTCTTCTTCTCCTGGGTTTCTTTCTCCACATATTCCTGGAGATTAGCATTTTCCTCTGACAGTTGTCTGCACGGGGGAGAATGATAGTCAGGCAGCAAGCATGCCGATGACACTTAACTTGAGATCTAGCTAGGGGTGCATGGCAAGGGGAGGGGTAGCCATCGCCAGTCTATGATCTCTCCACCTGCTGGACCGTGAGCCCTACAGGACAGGGGCAAGGCTCTGCATGTTGACACCCTAGCATCCAACGTGGTATCAGGCACACAACAGATGCTTGGTTAATGTTTGCTGATAAAGGATGCTCAATGAAAAATAATCGCTTCTTGTGCTTTCTGTCATGAAGCCTGAGCTGCTGGctttcttgcaaatttttttaaaatgataacctTTGAGGAATTAACAAGAATAAGTTCACATGTGTTTTAAAATTGGACAGACTGAGGCCCACAAGAAGCCTAAAGAGGGCACTGGCAGATCCCCGGGGGCTAGTGGCACCCAAGTGGGTTCTCCAGTCTCAGGCTGAGGGTGCAAGGAGGCCAGTGAGACTGCATATgtaaatgcatgtgtgtgtgcacaagacaaacatgtgtgtgtgtgagggcaaGTATGCAAACACACGAGTGTGAGCCAGTAGAGTACAAGCAAGTTCAAGGGCATGTGAGAGTGGGTATGAGTGTGAGAGCGTATGACTGTGCATGAGTGTGGGGATGTGTGTGCAAGTGAGCatgcctgtgtgtgtctgtgcacagATGACACACTAGGGTACATGGAGAAGCCCAGTCCAGGACCAAAGGCAAGGCAAGGATTCAGGCCTGGGTCTCACCAGTGTGGCTCAGTCTTCATGGGAAAAATGACCTGCAGCTGGCTAAGGAAGCCACCACCCTAATTTCACCCTCTCTAAGCTGTAGCAGGGAGGCTCCCCAGAGCAGACCCTGCAGGGACAGGCTGAACCTAGCTAGAAATGGTATTTCTAGAAGCCGGGAGGTGGGGAGGCCTCACCTAGTACTGGTTCTCCTTTGTCTGGGAGCATTCCACCCCTGCTCCTCTCCTTATTTCTCTTCCAGAAAGAAATCCCTGCACCACCCAGTGCTGTGGGAGGCTCCCACTGCCCACGTTTGCTGGCTGCACTCATTTCCCAGGGCAGTTACTGCGTGGACCAAGTAGTCACAGTATTGTGCTTTTCTTGGTCTTATGGAAGATGCCAAGAGATTATGCCAGGAGGCCTCATGGCTCAGGGTGAGGCAACTTTGACACTGGGATAAACAGAAGCTCAAGGGCAAAGTCACTTTTAAGGTGACACATGATTTGTTAGACCAGATACCAGGCCCACCTACCTAGTGACAACTGTGTTCTGGTCAATCCTTGCTTTGAGGTCTTCATTCTGCTGCTGGAGGACTTGGATCTTTTCTTCCAGGATAATGTTCTTTTCAGCCTATACAGGGGGCAGTATGGAAGAGGTTCAGAGCAAAGCCACACTGTAGGCAGTAAACCAGTCTCCTTggctttttttaaacaaaatagtgAATTCCAGAGTTGGCTGGgtgaggtggcacatgcctataatcccagtgacctgggaggtggaggtaggaggattgcagtccaaggctaggcccaggcaaaagttcaagaccctacctgacaaacaaactaaaaacaaaaggacaggggacatggctcaagtggtagagaactttccAAGCATGAggaccctagtaccaccaaaatcacgcaaaccaaaaaaaaatgccAGAATGCACTATATGTAGTAAAAGTGAACACTATTACATACATTTTAgccatatatttaaattttgtttatgttGTGTGTGTGAGCTGAGTTCCTAgataaatatactttttttacAGTTATTGTCCCAGGCCATTGCCATTGTCAGAGACAAGCTATGGACACCACCAGGACCTTTTTTTGACCAGTGGGCACTACAGTTGGTTGAATGTGAGTGTGAGCACATAGAGTGTAACCaagtgagtgtgagtgtgggAGCACATGAGAGTATGTGTGAGCTGTGTGTCAATGTCTGCACCAATTAACATGGACAGCCTTTTTACTTTGAGGAGCTGGGCATCGAGGAACACAAAGAACTCTGGAAATCTTGGGGTTCTTCTTTGCTTTGCAAAATATAGTAGCAAAGGTTTGTTTTAGAAACACAAAGACCAGCTTGACACATTCTCAAAAAATTCCATCATCCCATGATTGTTATTCCTGTCCAGTTTATGCCATTTTCCCTGTCACTGTGCCCCCCGCCAGAGCCTGACacctaataaattattttttgaaagaatatgacaTATTCACTGCTCATGTAGTTAATCTTTAAGGAAAACTGTCACTTGCCTATGATTAGACCTTGGGAACCCTAGCCACAGGACTGGCCTCTGTCCCTGATCTTCAGCAAGACATCCCAACCAGCTCTCATCTTTGCTCCTGGGAAACAGGAAGTGAGCAAATAGGTTTGTTTGTCTAGAAAGGTTTCCAGGGCGAGAAGTCAGGCATGTCTGCAGAATTCTGGGACATGGCCAAAGAGCCAGATAAACCCAGGGTTTATTGTGGATGACCCAATGCAGACAGCCTAGCGAGGAGGAGGATGGCTGGTTGCTCTCAGAGAGGCCTGTCCCCACACTGCCAGGCTACACAAGGGTCCGGTGGGCGGTAGGCACTTTCTTGTGCTCCCTGCAGATCATGGCAGGTGCTGGGAAGGTCTGAGTTGCTAGAATGTGCCAGGTGACCCCCATCACCTAGATGCTGGTAACAGATGCTCATCTGCAGGGTGCCTCCTACCTGATAAGCACCCGTGCAGTAAAAGACATCTGCAAAAAGGGACAGTGCTAGGCAGAGAGGGGACATGAGAACCAAAAGCAACAGGTGCTCTGGGATCAGCAACTGGTTTGGATAAGCCAGCTGCAAAACATGTTCCAGAAACAAGGTGATCACTTCTCGAGGTGGCAAGTTAAAGATGTGTTAGGAGGCTACAGATGTTTGTTTAGTGCAAaatgcagtgtgtgtgtgcacgcacacacatgcatgtgtccAAGAAGCAGCTCCGGGAGGCATTAATGGTGGTAGAAATATGATGCTTtaattgtcttattttattttatcttactttataatgcatatatttgccttttatagcagcaaaatttattttaaagaataagggGAAAAATAAGAATCTATGCAGGTCCCCTCCTAACCTCTGCACAAAGGTGGACTCTGGTGGACACAGGCGTCTTTGCTCCTCACTCTGGACACCTTTCTGGAACTGCAGCCCTCCCTGGCACTTAAGCCTCAGGTTGGAGGTGAAACCTTGAGTTCTGTTTCCCTAGGGAGTGCTCTTGGCTAGTTCCCAGGAGCCCAGCTGGAAGACTGAGGTGGAGTGTCTGAGTTCACaagggtctttgggaggtgattatacCCTGAGGGTACAGTCCCCATCACTGAAATTTGTGTGCTTATAAAAGGGACCCCAGAGAGTTTTCTGCCCCTTCTGCCAGATAGGGATTTGGAGCACCAGGCTAGGACTCCCCGGCCACTCATTAGCTCTCGGTGAGACACTGTCCCCCTCCTCAGTCTCCACCTTGCCTCTGTAAAATGGCTCATGGAAACATCTATGCCCAGACAAGCTGTTGAGGTGAGAGTGGTGCTCAGTATCGATGGACACCCCACATCCTCTAGAGTGAGGGGTCACACAGCACTTTCACAGGAAAAACAGAGTGAAGCAAAGACGAAGCCAGCCAGTTGACCAGGAAGCCACCAGCACTGGACAAAAAAGGCCCCTCTGAGAGGCCTTATCAGAACTCCTGGCTTCCTCAGGGTTGAGCTCTGGAATTTCCTGCTCATAGGCAGGAAAGGGGCCCACCTCTCTGAACACCACCATCAGTGTGGCTCCCTCCTGAGCAAGCCGACCAACTCACCAGCTTTTCCAGCTCAATAATCTTCTTTTCCTGCTGGTGTATTTGCTGATTTTTCATGTCTAACACCTGCTTGAGACTCTTCATATCTTCTTCCAAGTGCTGATAAGGGGCCAGGGCAAtctacagagagagaaaatgacaagCTGTTTGTCAGGTTCTCAGCAAAACCCACAGTGACCCAATGTCATGAGTCCAGCTCAGTGTTTCTCTGTAACAGCCGCCCAGCGAGCAGCACAGGCCAGTAAGAGGCCAGGCTGCTCTTGGCATCCCTAATCAGGGGCCCAGCTAGTTTTCCACTGAGAGCTCCCTAAAACCCCAGCTCTGAGTGGGGCAAGCAGTAAGACATAGCCATTGCTCACTGGAACATCTGGACTCTGAACTGCTGgccaccatctcaaaaaaacattatttatttatttgtttgtttatttattttcatgtaagtATTTCAGTGAAAGAGACTTACCCTCAAAATTTTACTTATCTACAATTCAAACTTAACTGGGTGTCCTAGTTTTTTTCAGACAACACTACATTAGAGAAAGGAGTTTTCCCAGCTTTTCTGGAAAACATTCCTCTCCATCTTCTAACTCAGGCAGCTGGTGCCGCTCTGCACCAGCCCAAAGCACAGTTGGAGGATGGGGTAGAGGTGGTATTTTCAGATGTGCATGTCACAAAAGCCCAGGGACCCCAACTGGGATGTGGCACAACAGCTGGTCAACAGGGAACCCCACGGCTGTGGTCTATCCCAGGAGAGAGGTGTTGACAGCCATTGTTTGACCATGCCAGGGAGGTTGTAACCAGCTGTCACTTCGGCAGCAGGTCTGCACTGAGGTCTCATCCTTGGCTCTCATGCTCTGGGAGGCCCGGACAGCAGTGCCTACCTCCAGCTGCTCCTCCGTGTTCTTCCTCAAAGCCTCCTCGAAGCGTTGGGCTCGGTCCCGCAGAGACTGGCTCTGGAAGGTCAACGTGTCCACCTGGTCCTGCAAGTAATGATAGAGAAGATGCCTAGCATGGGCCGTCATGGCCTGGGAAGCTGGGGTGATGGGTCGGTCACCTCACCCTGGGGCTCTGCTGAATGTCTACCATGGGACTTAGCAAAGAGGAATCAAGGGAGTCTGTATTCTCATGACAGAGGGAGATGCCACCTAATGCCCCTGGCTGTCCCCTTCTTGGTAACTTCTCCAGCACAGACACAAGGGCATCAGTAGGGATAGACTATCCAGTGGGAGGACATCAGTCCTGACTTTAGAAGGATCAGTGAACCCACCCTAAGGAAGATTTGTTCTCAGTTATAAAGCTTACACCAGAAAACTTCACACCATCCCAGACATCTCTCTGTCCTGAGACCCCCTCCTACTGTCACCACCAAGACCTCAAATGACTGAGCCAATGGGTGGCCAAATCCCAACAAGCCTACCTTCTTCATGTCTCTGAAAGCCATGGACTCCCTGGTCCCCAGACCCAGGCCGAGCACCCCACTGGCTACTTCTGGGACCCAGTGCTGCATGGTTGCTTTTTGGCCTGCAGGCCCCAGTCCGGCTGGTCTTTCTAACATACAAACTTGAACCCTTTACTCTATAACCTACAACCCCACAGCCCTCACAGTGAGCTGCAGGCTCCTTAACACAGTCAGCCTCTTCTGGGCTCTCAATCTCACATTCCAGATCCCCTGTTGGCAGTGCCTTCCTCTGCCAGACCTCTCCTTCCCACTCACTGCTGGCTCCCAATTGGCCTTTCTGGCCTCTGACCTGGGTAGCAGAGCCCTGATCCAAACTGCCCTGTGATACTAGccacacaggctcttcctctctgTTAAGACTCCCTTCCTACTAGGCCAACACTTCCAGCCCTCAGCTTCAATGCCAGGGAAGCTCCCTATGTGTACATTGAAGGAATGAACATGCCTGAGGGACAGAACCTTGCGCCAGCTCCCAGGACAGATGCAGATACATGGACCTCTCCCCACCCAACCTGAGTCACCATGGCAAGCAAAGGATGCTTGCAGAGCCCTAACTCTTGACTAAGGAGATCCTCATTCCTTCGTGGCTCACTCTCACTGAGGATTCCAAAGTCCTCCATCTAACGACTCCATTGCAAAATGGAGGGACTAGGGCCTCCCATGAGCTCTTCTGGCAGGAGAAATGGCCTCATCCCAGCACACAGTAGCAGCAGGGCATTGGGAATTCTGTCTTTGTACAGTAACACCCTCACGTAGGAGAGGCTGGCTGCACTGCTGGCTTCCTTCATCATTTCAGGGGCCCCTGGTTTGCAAGTGCTCTCTTTcctctggcttttctttcttccagttactttcatttcatttttgagaaacaATAGCCCCTAAGTGCCAATAAATGCCAATGCTGGCACATTCAGCAGTGCAGTCATCAGTCAGTAGGAGTTTGCCCACACACAAACTAATGAATAGAAATCGTGGCCAGGATAGTCCTGCTGGGTCCTAGCACAGGTCCACTGCCCTGAGGCACTCACCTTCCGGAATGTGACATAAAAATGTCTGTGTTGCTACACGACTTCCACAGTTGTCtaaggaaacatttcttttcaGCCCTTCCCCaccattaaaaagcaaaacaaccacCCAAGAAAGGATTTAAAATACTAAACTCTGCCTTTTCTACCTGCTCACCATGATTCTGTCTCAGAGCTGCCAGGACAGAGCAGTGCTGTTGAAGTCAGACAGGACAGGCTGTTTGCCACTTGGGTTGGCTACTGTATGCCAGGCTAAGAGGCACAAAGATTCAGCTGGTGGCCTAACCAGTTATGGCCACTCAGAAGTCAGCAAATGtcatggtgatgatgatgacgaTGGCAAGGTTGACGATGAATGTGATACGATTGTGTGATGTCAGAGATCTCAGGCTCAGCAAGGATTTAGCTCAAAGCTTGACTCTCTGACCATCCAATCTAGCTGCTTCTCTAGGTGCTATAGCCCAAGGAACTTGGCTTGGACAACTGCATCCTCCTCACAGCAAGGAACCTTAGCTCAAGTGGATTATGCCAGTGGAGATTTGCACCTGATACAGAACTGGAGACCACACAAAGACAGCGGCCCAGAGGCAACTCAGCAATGAAACAAAActctcactgatttttttccatttttgcagtgctgggaataggacccagggccttgagcatgtgGGAAAGTGCTCTATACTGAACCACATCCTGCACGTTTTGAATGGTGTACCCAACAGCTGCAATCTCCATAGTCCTGGATTCTTTCCTGGCAGGGCCAGCCTCTCTGTGAGGCATACTGCTCAGGGAAAGTGAGATGCCATGGAAAAAGCAAGATTCCTGCCTATATACTACAGTTACAGCAATCATCTAGAATTTTCAGCATAAGCTCCCCAgggaaaatgttagcaagaccccactcCATAACTTGCCTGTCCTTCCAGCAGGAGGTCAGAGGAAAGAGGCTCTCTGTCCCATGCTGACCCAAGTAAAAgtgggagaccctacctgaaaaataactaaagcaaaaaagagctgggagcatggttccagtggtagagcacctgcctagcaagcatgaggtcatgagttcaaaccccagtaccaccaaaaaacaaacaaaataaacaacaaaaccccaCCACCACAACAATCTTGCTATGACCAGAATTTCTACACTTGGAAATGCAACTGGGCCATCCATGACCCCTTGTTTCGCAGGCAGCTCCTCACTAGGGTTGGA from Castor canadensis chromosome 10, mCasCan1.hap1v2, whole genome shotgun sequence encodes:
- the Mtus2 gene encoding microtubule-associated tumor suppressor candidate 2 isoform X4 gives rise to the protein MGHCCCKPYHCLQCLDKTNESALVKEKELSIELANIRDEVAFNTAKCEKLQKEKEELERRFEEELRRLGWQQQAELQELQERLQLQFEVETARLQEEHQGQLLRIRCQHQEQVEDITASHEAALLEMENNHTVAIAILQDDHDHKVQELMSTHEVEKKELEENFEKLRLSLQDQVDTLTFQSQSLRDRAQRFEEALRKNTEEQLEIALAPYQHLEEDMKSLKQVLDMKNQQIHQQEKKIIELEKLAEKNIILEEKIQVLQQQNEDLKARIDQNTVVTRQLSEENANLQEYVEKETQEKKRLSRTNEELLWKLQTGDPTSPIKLSPTSPIYRGSSSGPSSPARVSTTPR